In Dromiciops gliroides isolate mDroGli1 chromosome 4, mDroGli1.pri, whole genome shotgun sequence, one DNA window encodes the following:
- the LOC122725777 gene encoding cytochrome c oxidase subunit 6B1-like, producing the protein MSENIKSKIQNYRTAPFDSRFPNQNQTRYCWQNYLDFHRCEKAMNDRGGDASVCEWYKHVYKSLCPASWMNSWDDRIAEDTFPGKI; encoded by the coding sequence ATGTCTGAAAACATCAAGTCCAAGATCCAAAACTACCGCACAGCGCCATTTGACAGCCGCTTCCCCAACCAGAACCAGACTCGCTACTGCTGGCAGAACTACCTGGATTTTCACCGTTGTGAGAAGGCCATGAACGATAGAGGCGGTGATGCATCTGTCTGTGAGTGGTACAAGCATGTCTACAAGTCCCTCTGTCCTGCGTCCTGGATGAATTCTTGGGATGATCGCATTGCAGAAGATACCTTCCCTGGGAAGATCTGA